One region of Armigeres subalbatus isolate Guangzhou_Male chromosome 3, GZ_Asu_2, whole genome shotgun sequence genomic DNA includes:
- the LOC134219717 gene encoding trypsin beta-like produces MHTVFLVLCLASLVRGNRQLTIEEVLARVNRLPQALANVVSRATNEVHLKTIEIDNSNRIVGGEETTIEEYPYQVALMYQGRQICGGSIIADSWVLTAAHCLDWAPLNADLSIRSGSSSRSKGGTIHTVYYYHIHEEYNPLDYPRDVATVRVRFPFSATTSAVLPIASTVWISGEATVTGWGKNADGLIPDNLAKVTIPVVNQATCNTTWDGLITDDMICAGDMGVDSCDGDSGGPAVQSGIQYGIVSWGATTCGTGLPGVYTNIAHPAIRNFIKRTTMK; encoded by the exons ATGCATACCGTGTTTCTGGTTTTGTGTCTAGCATCGCTAGTGAGAGGAAATAGGC AGCTAACTATTGAAGAGGTGTTGGCTCGAGTGAACCGTCTTCCCCAGGCATTGGCGAATGTCGTATCCAGAGCAACAAATGAGGTCCATCTAAAGACAATCGAAATCGATAACAGCAATAGGATAGTTGGTGGGGAAGAGACTACCATCGAAGAATATCCATATCAAGTCGCCCTAATGTATCAAGGTCGGCAGATTTGCGGTGGTTCGATAATAGCCGATTCATGGGTCCTTACTGCAGCACACTGCTTAGACTGGGCGCCACTCAATGCCGAT CTATCGATACGATCTGGAAGCTCCTCACGGTCAAAGGGAGGCACTATCCATACCGTATACTACTACCACATCCACGAGGAGTACAACCCACTGGATTATCCAAGGGATGTTGCCACAGTCCGCGTTAGATTTCCGTTTAGTGCAACAACAAGTGCGGTCTTACCAATTGCAAGCACAGTATGGATTTCCGGGGAGGCTACCGTAACTGGATGGGGAAAGAACGCGGATGGTTTAATTCCTGACAATTTGGCAAAAGTAACGATCCCCGTGGTCAACCAAGCAACTTGTAACACAACGTGGGATGGACTGATAACAGACGA CATGATATGTGCCGGTGATATGGGAGTTGACTCGTGTGACGGAGATAGCGGTGGACCCGCTGTTCAAAGTGGTATCCAGTATGGCATTGTGTCATGGGGTGCCACCACTTGCGGCACTGGACTTCCTGGAGTATATACAAATATAGCGCATCCTGCAATTAGAAATTTTATCAAACGAACAACTATgaagtga